The genomic stretch ctcaattaatttgatgatataaaattatatggacCATTTTTAGTGtgcagtttaaaaaaaactaagtgtTCACTATTTTTTCTGGGTTGACcaaacctatttttttttattgttcctgaTGTATCAATATCATTAGAAATATAATCTATTCTTACATTATAAACTTTTCACATTCCCCTCTCAAGCTGAATCTCTGAttacctgtaaaaaaaaattgctgaTTGCTGATGGTACAAAAAATAAGtctgtaattgaaatatttagttcagattaaaaattttttaagataaagttaaaatttgtcaAGCCATCCCAGTACAATTGAGCTATTctgaatacatatatatatgagTTAAGTTACTTTTTCAGAGATATGATGCTGGAATTAATAATGGGTTTTACTTAAACGTTGTGTAGGATTAGATTGAATTGAATATTGGCATCAAGCTCTGTATTCCATTCTGATTTCCTATTAAACCCTTACTATTCTCTCCCTGTTACTGTAGCAAACTGTCCAACATTTTAtctattttctataataaatttactttctaaACTCTTAAATATGATCTAAATTCAAATTGTTATATTAACTGCATGCACCAAATGAACATTATCAACGTTTTTGTCAACGAAACAAAAtactatttctaaaatataatagtttacaaaAGACAtcttgtagtatattttaaagaagttggaAGTTAAACGATTTATTGGACATAACAATGATATTGTTGAACCAGTAAAGTTGGGTCGTAAAACATGGTGGCAGTAAAATGAGCAGTTAACAGTTTTGGTATAGATCGAAGTCAGTATTTAAGGACTGTTTTGAGCACAGCAGACATATACTGAATGTGCCGATAGCATCAGTGTGTATTAGTAGTTCGGGAGATAACCCATTATTGAAGCTAATATTCGTGAAGCCAGTCAGATTATATGTACCAGAGAACATGACTTCATCAAGCTTTGTAATTAAAGGTACTGTCTTTATCGAGAATTACATTAGAGCTTTCCAGTAGAAACTTACagttcaatttttgtttttatggtagtttatttgtatttacatttgtcTTTATCAGATTATTGCCTCTGATTTCTTTTAACAGATTACAGTACTATTACAGTTTATgtaatgcaatttataaaattattgattccTAATAATAGTTTTGAGCCACAGACCAAATTCATTATTcgtttatttttacaactaataGGATATTTCGaagattacaataataatatctgGCTTGCCTATATTTATGATAAACTTTTAATACTGTCATCTTTTACGTATGAAACAATAATGACAGCACATTGGCAGATATGgcaatttttaataactgtaaaatattattattaatttttattgaatgttttttaaatttgaaaaaacagtAAAACTAGTATGCAAACATGTTTTGAAGAGTATTGAAGTTTCAAATCAGATATTTTGTATTGCAGAAAAGGATTTTGTTTACTAGCAAAAGATTTTGTGAAATCctgataattaaaaatagtgaCTATACAGAAAACAATACTTGCCATTTCAAGTCAATTTTAAATTGCAAACtctattaatacaacattttaattattgtctctttcaaaatattttccctttttttaatgCAATAGGTTGCAAGGAGGTTCCAGTTTGACAAACTCTATTGCAGTTTGTTTCAGATCGTTCCAATTTTTATCCTGTATTTTTTCTTATTGTCATTTACACAATAAGGCAGAAAATATTGCATCGATCAAACATAAGGTTCTGGTTACTGTTAGAAATACTCGTATTTGGTTTTGGATCTCTCCACTCAAAAGTCTATTGagctgtatgtgtgtgtgtgcatgaAGCCACAACAATGTTGGACACTCATACTGTACagtcatgtttattttattttgtacaattttttatttaaaaacaccaaaaaaaacaatgttactgaaaaaaatttataaaaatggataaaaGATGTTGGTCTTAAGTTGCAATTCAAAACCATGATAGGAACCAAATtaatgattcaatgttaatttaaaattttttaataaataacttctaGCATATGTTGTGATGGTTGCACATAGTATTTTTGCCctacaaacaattaataattaattataaattctgaattattaagtaaattcctgtaaaaacacataactatataaaaagacatttttttattactgcaaaACTCCTAttctatttatttctaattagtttaatacaaatttatacaaaaagtCCATTGCATATTATTGAATAGCCTTTTTTTTAGGAAATcattaaaactattgaattaaCTGTGTTTAATCactaacatttttctttttttttctataaaacaaaatttagaaagttaaatatttttgacttagcaaattaattatacttttcacGTGCTTGAAACTATGTGTAATTATGAAACGTTTATGATTTTCACGtattcaatttactttttaaatttctcactACTGACgtcaaaaatttttatagtatgtcGTACTAGTTTTATCAGAGTTATTTTACAGTCCtttaatttttatcagatttGCCTAATGACAAGCTAAATAAACGTCTGATGAAAACAAGAATATAATCAGATTCTATAATTTGttaagctttattttattttagaacgaAGAGAGCCAATAAAATAATTGGCTGAGAGTTCCAAAACCTATTATTAATTAAGGGgctgaaaaatatgtaatttctgTCAGCACAGTATCTCAAAAGGAACTAACCTAAAAAGTTGAAAGTGCCCATGTAACGacatttttataagaaacactgagttcgatgatggtgcatgtcactataTAGGATTTGGTCAAGCATTAGGTTTATTGGGTCACCatgatgacaatgagaaaatagcagaatatattttataaacaaactgagtacaatcatttgaCGTTTCggcatgtgacatttttattattagaggtaaaataaaaataatacagtggaaAGTCAGTGTTAGAAATTGGTGACAAGGTTTGATTTCAgtactcttgtgttgtagtaccctTCGTAGCTCACCAAAACTtctattatttgaacactgctaatgaaaagaaatataaagaaatatttcgtCTGTAAGCTTttaatttgcatgaaacttcatttctacttgAATAAGAATAAGTTCTTTGATGGtgcaatttctcttttgtctgctggagGATGTACAAATTTCTTTACTGTAAgactgtctgtatgtctatccatgtatctgtctgcaggacatttCACGCATGAAAttatctatagatttgaaattttgcaaataaCCTCAGAAAGCCTTTTACATGACACTTGGCTTTCgcatgtaataaataatagtataacatttcaCAAATCATCACTACcattgtgtatatttttacaaaatgttatttttagtaaaattgtgtAACTAGAAGCCTCAGTGGCTTTCAAATCATAACCGtatttatcacattacaaaaaataactagagactataatgtgaaatttttttaaatcaacttaaCTTACAGAACattctaattttgtttattggatattatattttcaattaagtaaACCTGATTTTCACTTCccaaaaaagtaacaattttaaaacgtctATAATGCAAAGAGTGTTGTAAAATACTCTTAGTTGTCCAAATAACATCTTTCATCTCTGGTTGCTTGATGAATCTTATAGTCCAAGTTGGGGTTTCAGATAacactgttattaatattaacctaatatagtattttttttagtttttgaaaataaataacataagagAAGTAATAGTAAATTCTCAATCTGTTTGGCAGGAATTTTCAAACTGATTGGCATTTTTTACAGATGGGAAGGGTAAGATGAGGTTTGTCATTGTTACAGACGGGATGGGTAAAATGAGGCTTGTCATTGTTACAGACGGGAAGGGTAAAAATGAGGTTTGTCATTTTTTTACAGATGGGAAGGGTAAGATGAGGCTTGTCATTGTTACAGACGGGAAGGGTAAAATGAGGTTTGTCATTGTTACAGACGGGAAGGGTAAGATGAGGCTTGTCATTGTTACAGACGGGAAGGGTAAGATGAGGTTTGTCATTGTTACAGATGGGAAGGGTAAAATGAGGTTTGTCATTGTTACAGATGGGAAGGGTAAGATGAGGCTTGTTATTGTTACAGACGGGAAGGGTAAAATGAGGTTTGTCATTGTTACAGACGGGAAGGGTAAGATGAGGCTTGTCATTGTTACAGACGGGAAGGGTAAGATGAGGCTTGTCATTGTTACAGACGGGAAGGGTAAGATGAGGCTTGTCATTGTTACAGACGGGAAGGGTAAGATGAGGCTTGTCATTGTTACAGACGGGAAGGGTAAGATGAGGTTTGTCATTGTTACAGACGGGAAGGGTAAGATGAGGTTTGTCATTGTTACAGACGGGAAGGGTAAGATGAGGTTTGTCATTGTTACAGACGGGAAGGGTAAGATGAGGTTTGTCATTGTTACAGATGGGAAGGGTAAGATGAGGCTTGTCATTGTTACAGACAGGAAGGGTAAGATGAGGTTTGTCATTGTTACAGATGGGAAAGGTAAGATGAGGCTTGTCATTGTTACAGATGGGAAGGGTAAGATGAGGCTGTCTCTTGTCACCAAATTCAGCTATGGCGTCGGCCATGTGTTCAACGACTTCTGCGCCTCCATGTGGTTCACGTACATGCTCATCTACTTCAACAAGGTGGTGCTGTTCAGCTCGCAACTCTCGGGGAGCGTTGTGCTTGTTGGTCAGATCGCTGATGGACTTGCCACACCCTTTGTTGGCCTCATGTCGGACAGAGGCGAGGGCTGCCGTTATGGCCGACGGAAAACTTGGCATTTGTTTGGTTAGTATGAATTTCCACTGTTTGGATAAGTAAAATGAAACGATACAACGTTTTAGTATCGATACAAACATCCAcacattttaagataaaattatcttaggctacaaatttatgaaaatttactcTTACAGTTTGGAGTTTGAgttttaaactctaaaaatatgtctaatatatcaattttgaatcgtttaaatataattaaatattatttaatgattctTTTATGACTTgtagttattgtaaataaaaattacactttaaaatggTCCtcatatgtttaaacaaatttgttattattttgtcttgtttatgttTTTGATCAGTGTTTTCCATTTCTAATGTAGTTAAAGGAAATAGGTAACATTTagagaacaatttttttttttaaacagtagttagcttattctatttaaatagtttatattgttaaaatgagTAATAACTCTTATTatctttaagaaacatttaaatttccagatttaattttattcatacagcctctgtttttaaagttgtgtttaaagtttttttgtacaGTATTAACTCTTCAGCCACTAATCTGCAGGTAAGCAATTTTTGAATGAGTAAAAAGAATTTCATTAGTATTGTTTAAGAATAAGTGTAGCCTGTAGAAGAATGTTGAAATTATTGTCAGGTGGAACAAGGCTTTTAATAAAATGAGCCAACACATTGCACACTATTTTCggtgaataaaaaacaatatttttcacagGCACAATTATTATCATGTGTACATATCCGTTCATCTTTTCCCCGGCGGTGGGCCTTCAGGACAGCGAGACGTGGGCCAAGATGCTCTACTACTGTATCTTCATCGTATTCTTCCAGTTCGCTTGGGCGTCCGTCCAGATCTCTCATCTCTCATTGGTTCCTGACCTCACACCCGATGAGCACGAGAGGACAGCTCTCCTTGCTATCAGGTCAGTTAAGTGTAGAAATACAGGGTGGcacatatgtcagtttccccataaattgggatattttgtttcgatatgttggtaacaatgttaagttgacatcaacacggagtaagttcattgttgtctcttccagtggctagtgtaaagtgacgctctttgtgtctgttatttgtttgtgtatgtttttaaaatgtttacaacccaacaacgagtttacatccttcagttgtggtggaagcataatagAAATgctgctataataattgaagaatttagtggtaaatatccagaatactcagaaagttacttacggttgctgGAAGAAAGTAGTAGTTCcccgagctcagaaacaatcctgttttcaatattcattcgctcatctagagacaagatggtgccccagcacatttTGGTATCCGAGTtcgagattttttttaaataacacatttaatgaatagGTTGGTCaccgtggtacaatcgattggcctgcgGCTCTCCAGTCCTGACtccatgtgatttttcactgggggtattataaaggagactatgtatgcttcaaaaccgcaaaatcttgatgaactcagaaacctaattagaaatgcatttgaacttgttaataacgataaacctttattgctaaaaatttgtgattctgttctcagtcgttgtatgaagtgtatacaaaattaagGATGTTAGAAGGTGTACATTTCTAACAACTGCtgtaacattgtatggtaatatgtaagtaatttcatataatgaatttgttttcttgcctaaaagtgttttaattaattaacctgtaacgcctttaaatttctcttctggggaaactgacatatgcacCACCCTGTACACTTGTCTGTGTTTCTATAGTACGTTTAAGCAACACCTTGTTTCTTAGAGTTTAAAAGATCTTCTGTTTAATTCAACTTAGTCATagctagttttatttaaatttgtgtgtcattttatttataaatcaaagtttatgAATCAGCATCTGCAAAtgaaaatgttacattgttttaaacaaCTAATTTTGCAGgtctttttttttgtaatttatttaaatagaggGACAAATATATATTAGCAATTCATTCAGTATATAACTTCAAAATATATTGGTAATTTTTGAAGagtaaaaaaagaatatgttatattgttcactattttaaccCTTTGTACGCTGAAAGCAAGTAGTATCAAATTGCTCTAATgctcaaaaaaaaaataataatttttttcgaagttatatattttttttatgtttattggtcTTGTAACTGATGAAAACATATGatagtttttgtattgcttttattttatttacatatgagtacatatacagttaaatataacaCGGCagtatataaagtacaataaaacgTTCCTGAAAGTAGCAAAAGTTATcacaacagtaaatatatattatttatacaaaattagtagATAATGAAGGGAACAAATCCATGACAAATCTAatatataaagaacacaaaaaaggCACACTAGTATTGGACTTGTGTGTGGAAAATCTCAAAACACTCATCTGGATGGAGGAGCAGGCTTGGCCTCACATGTTTTACATAGATATATAGTTTATCACATTATCGATATGAATAACCTCGCACAATAGGTAGCTAAAGCAGTATAGcaggttataaacaataaacaatacacaGCGGCCGCCGGCAGCTGACTGTCATGCGCAAGTATTTTCCGCTTAGAGCGTACAGCTTGCTCACTGGCGATGGCGCAGACTGCCAAAGCAAACCAAAGTTTCCGTTGTGATTGGTCTCAGCTGTTTTGATGAGTCACGCTTCACATTGTGTCATATTAAAACACCAAATATTTACTCTCAAGCATTCTGGCGGCAATTTGTTGAactaacgtaaatatatattGCGTTGTCAGGGGATTCCGCGATCTATTCCGCTTAGAAGGTTTCGAGTTAGATTTACTCAGCGGAATATTCCGCTTACAGCGTACGAAGGGTTAATACCACTTATGTTCTGTAAGTCCAGACAATAGTTACAAACATatctaataattattgtaattagcAGATTTCTAAGCACATGTTTCTTTGGGAAAAGTTCGTATTTCTACccttttagtttcttttttattttttgtcatcgGTGCATctagctgttttttttttactattcaacgtttcaccatcacaattgaaaataaatataatatacagctATTAGACAGTGCCGCCAACCTAAAATACTACCAAACTAAAATTCCCATATTAAGGATCATCAGATTTATTCCAGTAGAATCATTGTTAAGAATGGTTCTTAAAACTTAGCTCTTAGCACTGTGTAACTACTTGATAAGATGTAAGTTAAGTTTAGAAAGTCTCAGACacataaaagtaaatttgtttgaaCAGAAACAGTTTCACCGTGATCGCCAACATGACTGTGTATGTATTGCTGTGGACAGTCCTCCAAGTGGAGAGTAACGGCATAGATCAAGATCAACCCATCACTCCCAGTGACTCAGGGAAGTTCCAGGTACCTTACTTTGGTGTTCTTTTTAttgatcatttttaaatttatgttaaagtttGTAACTGACAATgttgtttggaaaatataatagGATTATAGACATTTGCCTATgtaatgtagagtttagctccatttcaccttctgcttataGTGCAGTGTCGGAAATCTGACATAACTgtgttatatttagaaattattttttgaaaaccagcATCTGTTCTCTTCATCTGGTGTTAAATCCTTAAAAATACTtggttaaatatgtaaaaacgtGAACAATTTAAACATATTGCAAATGAATACACTATAGTCAAAGTTGACGGcaaagagtttttatttaaaaacgatttaCCAGAAATACAGTGCTTAGTTagattaaactaaaacattatgttagtttcatttcattatcatgttttaaaataacatgaaaatcataaaaacacCTGATGATAAATTATGAACTGCCCGTAAATTACATCATCTAAAAATAAGGAAGAGGACGTTGGGATAAAATGTTACGGTTAATGATGTTAAACAATGGCTTCTAGCGAACACAATTTCTTTTAACCAGATTACATATGGGTTCCAGATTCCTCCTTCATTCACACTGGCATAGATCAAAGGCTTCATGTCACGACATGTAGATCTCATCCATCCTTGCTTTAACCACCCCTTCCATAATTTCTCTCTATGAAACCTGTACATTGTAATAtgagatttgatttgattcactATCCCATCCTTCAGTAGAAGTTACAGCACATTGATAAAATGGATAGGCTGTGCTTACTGTATTCTTTCCACTACCTAGTTCCCTACACTGTCCTGTTTCGAGtgatgtttacaaaacaaaatccgGAAGCACTTGTTTTCCATAACGTTTTTCCCTCACGCTATCCTGGGAGTAACTTTGACCTCAGACGGACCTGAACTTTAGACGGATGTTCCAGATCGTGACGTACACGACAGCAGTGATAGGCACCATAATGTCCATCCTATTCCATGTTGGTGTGAAGGAGGGGCGGCAGGAGAGTTTGTTGCCGGGAGATGACAGTCTCAATGTTCTCCCAGAGACTGGCAACACCACCATGAGTCTCTTCTGTAAGATTCGGCTCTATCAGGTCAGTattgtcaaattcaaattcaaattttctttattacagtagacaattgtttaaaattgtattgcgTGTGTCTAacttattgtaatacaattattctataagttaaagtttaaaacatcaattttgaccaatgttacattaattaaaacatttttgtacaatcgtcaacacaaaaattttattcatttcagtaacagagttaacaaaatagttttattcgtTCCCAGCGATTTGTCATGAACTCATCAAGAGAATAAAACGGTTTCGCTCATTTGTAAGTAGAGCCTTATCGGCCATTAGCAAcacaatattaatctaaaatccATGTTTTAATTATCTCTtagataaatttttacttaaatttcttattaattcatcaaaatttatatattttggattaTTCATGGCTTTACTCTGATTTTATACCTGTGAGTGTGTCTGCCTGATACAGGAATTTGCCTTAATTCTGGAGTCGTAacctttaaatcttttataactatTTTGGTGCTTGATTACATCtccaaaaataatgaa from Homalodisca vitripennis isolate AUS2020 chromosome 2, UT_GWSS_2.1, whole genome shotgun sequence encodes the following:
- the LOC124355959 gene encoding major facilitator superfamily domain-containing protein 12-like: MRLSLVTKFSYGVGHVFNDFCASMWFTYMLIYFNKVVLFSSQLSGSVVLVGQIADGLATPFVGLMSDRGEGCRYGRRKTWHLFGTIIIMCTYPFIFSPAVGLQDSETWAKMLYYCIFIVFFQFAWASVQISHLSLVPDLTPDEHERTALLAIRNSFTVIANMTVYVLLWTVLQVESNGIDQDQPITPSDSGKFQIVTYTTAVIGTIMSILFHVGVKEGRQESLLPGDDSLNVLPETGNTTMSLFCKIRLYQVSIEFALILES